One genomic region from Ruegeria sp. TM1040 encodes:
- a CDS encoding sarcosine oxidase subunit delta produces MIINHPLLGPRDAQEFTYLGDAGLINRPYWLSENAMRAFHDYLHLRENPAGLHRELWFHEQGDRSWLVVTRDTTTHEITKVELARDVARASRSAEVSQ; encoded by the coding sequence ATGATCATCAACCATCCGCTTCTGGGGCCACGAGACGCGCAGGAGTTTACCTATCTGGGCGACGCGGGTCTGATCAACCGTCCCTACTGGCTGTCGGAGAACGCCATGCGCGCATTTCATGACTATCTGCATCTGCGCGAGAACCCGGCAGGGCTGCATCGCGAACTCTGGTTCCACGAGCAGGGTGACCGCTCCTGGCTCGTGGTGACCCGGGACACAACCACACATGAAATCACGAAGGTCGAGCTGGCCCGCGACGTGGCCCGCGCAAGCCGTTCAGCAGAGGTCAGCCAATGA
- a CDS encoding sarcosine oxidase subunit beta family protein, giving the protein MRYSALRLIKESLTGHRGWGPQWRDPDPQASYDYVIIGGGGHGLATAYYLAKEFQGRRIAVLEKGWIGGGNVGRNTTIIRSNYLLDGNEPFYEFSLKLWEGLEQDLNYNAMVSQRGILNLVHTDAQRDAARRRGNAMILNGSDAELLDTDGVRALYPFLNFENARFPIKGGLLHRRGGTVRHDAVAWGYARGADQLGVDIIQNCEVTGFRVENGRVTGVETSRGLIRAAKVGVSVAGSSSRVMAMAGMRLPIESHVLQAFVSEGLKPFIRGVITYGAGHFYCSQSDKGGLVFGGDIDGYNSYAQRGNLPVVEDVVESGMSLIPGLGRARLLRSWGGIMDMSMDGSPFIDKTHIEGLYFNGGWCYGGFKATPAAGFCFAHLLKTDRPHETAKAYRLDRFMTGHMIDEKGQGAQPNLH; this is encoded by the coding sequence ATGCGTTACTCTGCTTTGAGACTGATCAAGGAAAGCCTGACCGGACACAGGGGCTGGGGGCCTCAATGGCGCGACCCTGACCCACAAGCGTCCTATGATTACGTCATCATCGGGGGCGGGGGACACGGATTGGCCACCGCTTACTATCTGGCCAAAGAGTTTCAGGGCCGCCGGATTGCGGTTCTGGAAAAGGGCTGGATTGGCGGTGGCAACGTCGGGCGCAACACGACGATCATTCGCTCCAACTACCTTCTGGACGGCAACGAGCCGTTCTACGAGTTCTCGCTGAAGCTTTGGGAAGGGTTGGAGCAGGACCTGAACTATAATGCCATGGTAAGCCAGCGTGGCATTCTCAACCTTGTGCACACCGATGCCCAGCGCGATGCCGCGCGGCGGCGCGGGAATGCGATGATCCTGAACGGATCGGATGCGGAACTCCTCGACACTGATGGCGTCCGCGCGCTCTATCCGTTCCTGAATTTCGAAAATGCCCGCTTCCCGATCAAGGGTGGCCTCCTGCACCGGCGCGGTGGGACCGTGCGGCATGACGCTGTTGCCTGGGGCTACGCCCGCGGCGCAGATCAGCTGGGCGTGGACATCATCCAGAACTGCGAAGTCACCGGCTTCAGGGTGGAAAACGGCCGCGTAACAGGCGTTGAAACATCACGCGGACTGATTCGCGCTGCAAAAGTCGGCGTATCCGTCGCGGGCAGCTCGAGCCGCGTGATGGCGATGGCCGGAATGCGCTTGCCAATCGAAAGCCACGTGCTGCAGGCCTTTGTGTCCGAGGGACTCAAACCCTTCATTCGGGGGGTCATCACTTATGGCGCGGGACATTTCTATTGCAGCCAATCCGACAAGGGCGGGCTGGTGTTTGGCGGCGATATAGACGGCTACAATTCATATGCACAACGCGGCAACCTTCCGGTGGTCGAAGATGTCGTCGAAAGCGGCATGTCACTGATCCCCGGTCTGGGGCGCGCACGGCTGCTGCGCAGTTGGGGCGGCATCATGGATATGTCCATGGACGGCTCCCCCTTCATCGACAAGACCCATATCGAAGGCCTCTATTTCAACGGTGGCTGGTGCTATGGCGGCTTCAAGGCAACACCCGCCGCAGGCTTTTGTTTTGCGCATCTCCTGAAGACCGACCGCCCACATGAAACCGCCAAAGCCTATCGGCTCGACCGGTTCATGACGGGGCACATGATCGACGAAAAGGGCCAAGGCGCCCAGCCCAACCTTCACTAA